Proteins from a single region of Strix aluco isolate bStrAlu1 chromosome 5, bStrAlu1.hap1, whole genome shotgun sequence:
- the CSNK1E gene encoding casein kinase I gives MELRVGNKYRLGRKIGSGSFGDIYLGANIATGEEVAIKLECVKTKHPQLHIESKFYKMMQGGVGIPSIKWCGAEGDYNVMVMELLGPSLEDLFNFCSRKFSLKTVLLLADQMISRIEYIHSKNFIHRDVKPDNFLMGLGKKGNLVYIIDFGLAKKYRDARTHQHIPYRENKNLTGTARYASINTHLGIEQSRRDDLESLGYVLMYFNLGSLPWQGLKAATKRQKYERISEKKMSTPIEVLCKGYPSEFSTYLNFCRSLRFDDKPDYSYLRQLFRNLFHRQGFSYDYVFDWNMLKFGAARNPEDMDRERREHEREERMGQLRGSATRALPPGPPAGATANRLRNVTEPMASTPTSRIQQSGNTSPRAISRVDRERKVSMRLHRGAPANVSSSDLTGRQEVSRISASQTSVPFDHLGK, from the exons GAGCCAATATTGCGACTGGTGAAGAGGTGGCCATCAAACTGGAATGTGTCAAAACCAAGCATCCCCAGCTCCACATTGAAAGCAAGTTCTACAAGATGATGCAGGGAGGAG tgggTATCCCCTCCATTAAGTGGTGCGGAGCAGAGGGGGACTATAATGTGATGGTGATGGAGCTCTTGGGGCCTAGCCTAGAAGATCTCTTCAACTTCTGTTCCCGCAAATTTAGTCTCAAGACAGTTCTGCTCCTGGCAGACCAGATG ATCAGCCGTATTGAGTACATTCATTCCAAGAACTTCATCCACCGGGATGTGAAGCCAGACAACTTTCTTATGGGCCTTGGCAAAAAAGGCAACCTAGTATACATCATTGATTTTGGTTTGGCTAAGAAGTACCGAGACGCCCGGACCCACCAGCACATCCCTTACCGGGAAAACAAGAATCTGACTGGCACAGCCCGTTATGCCTCTATCAACACCCACCTGGGAATCG AACAAAGTCGCCGTGATGACCTGGAGAGCCTGGGCTACGTGCTCATGTATTTCAACCTGGGCTCGCTGCCCTGGCAGGGCCTCAAGGCTGCCACCAAGCGCCAAAAGTACGAGAGGATCAGCGAGAAAAAGATGTCAACGCCCATTGAGGTGCTCTGCAAAGGGTACCCTT CTGAGTTCTCAACATACCTCAACTTCTGTCGCTCACTGAGGTTTGATGATAAACCTGACTACTCGTACCTGCGGCAGCTCTTCCGCAACCTCTTCCACCGCCAAGGCTTCTCCTACGACTACGTCTTTGACTGGAACATGCTTAAATTT GGAGCAGCCCGGAACCCCGAGGATATGGATCGGGAGCGGCGAGAGCACGAACGAGAAGAGAGGATGGGGCAACTCCGGGGGTCAGCCACGCGAGCACTGCCCCCCGGCCCGCCTGCTGGAGCCACTGCCAACCGTCTTCGCAATGTCACTGAGCCCATggcctccacccccacctcccgAATCCAGCAGTCTG GAAACACGTCCCCCAGAGCAATCTCAAGAGTGGACAGGGAGCGGAAGGTCAGCATGAGGTTACACCGAGGAGCTCCTGCCAATGTCTCCTCATCTGACCTCACAGGACGGCAAGAAGTGTCACGGATTTCAGCATCACAG ACAAGTGTGCCATTTGATCACCTTGGGAAGTGA